One Streptomyces umbrinus genomic window, GGACAGCCGGTCCAGCGGGGCCGTGTTGTCGCTGGGCCAGACGACGTCGGTGCGTGCGAGGGTCGCGTGCTCGATTCGGGCGCCGCCGCCCGCGCAGCCCTCGACCGTGACGTCGGGGTGGGTGGCGCGCAGGTGGTCCAGGACGCGCAGGTACCCGGCGACGTGCTGGGCGTCCAGGTCGACAGGTCCAGCACCGGGGCGCCCGCGCTCGGTGGGCGGGCGGTTCATGTCCCACTTGAGGTAGCTGATGTCGTAGGCGCCGAGCAGCCGGTCGAGCGTGCCGATCACGAAGTCCTGGACGTCTGTACGGCCCAGGTCGAGCAGAAGCTGGTTACGGACCAGACGGGCTGGGCGGCCCTCGATCCGGTAGACCCACTCGGGGTGTTCGGCGTACAGACGGCTGGCCGGGCTGACGGCCTCGGGCTCGACCCACAGGCCAAAGTCCAGCCCGAGCGCCCGGATGTCCTCGACGAACGGGCCGAAGCCCTGCGGGAACGCCGCCGGGTCCGGGTACCAGTCGCCCAGTCCCCCGGTGTCGTCGCCGCGGCCGGTGAACCATCCGTCGTCGACGACGAACAGTTCGGCGCCGATGTCGGCGGCCAGCTTGGCCAGCTCCAGTTGGCCGGCCGCGTCGACGTCGAAGCCCGTGGCCTCCCAGGAGTTGTAGAGCACCTTGCGGGGGAGGTGCATTCGCTCGCCCGTCAGGTGGCGTTCGTAGCGGTGCCAGACGCGGGAGAGTCCGTCGAGGCCGTCGGCGCTGAAGGCGCAGGCGAGGCGTGGGGTGGTGAGGGTGTCGCCGGGGGTCAGATGTACGACTCCCTCGTGCGGGACCCGCCCGGCGCGGACACGCACGCTGCCGCCCGGCTCGGCCTCCGCGGTGATGTGCCAGTTGCCGGGCCATTCGAGGGCGATGCCATAGGCCGCCTCGGCCTCCCCGTCCTGCACGGCGAGCCACGGAGCGTACGCGTGTCCGGGTGCACCCTGAAGGCTGCCCATGGTGAACGTGCCTCTGGCCAGGTCGAGTTGGGTGTGCTGGAACTCCTGGGACCACTGGCCGGTGAGGTATGTCAGCCGGGCGGTACCCGTGACGGGGATGTTCACGGCGGCCGAGTCGAGCCGCTCCAGGCGGAGTTCTTCCGTGGAGGTCAGTTCGGTCCAGCGGAGGATCACGTCCGTGCCCGGCACCGTCTCGTAGCAGAGAACCGTGCGCAGTCCCAGGACGTCGTCGGTGAAGGCGAGCCGCAGGCTTCCCTCCCCTTCCTCCGCGCCGTCGAAGTCCCACCACACGCCCCGGTCCCGGTCCGGTCGTGCCGCGATCAGCTCGGATCCGGTGAACGGCCGCAGTCCGTACGGCAGATACTCGGCGGGCGCCGCGTCGGCGGGGGTGACGAAGTGGGTGCGGCGGGACCAGTCGAGGGCGGAGGGGCCGTCTTCGACGCCGAGCGGGCCCCAGGCGTCGAGTTCGGCCCAGGGTCCGTCCGGGGACAGGCGGACGGTGTAGCTGGTGTGCTCGGTGCGCAGCGTCCAGCGCGGGTACGACGTCACTTCACCGCTCCCAGGTTGAGGCCGGCCACGAAGTGCCGCTGGAACCGCAGGAACACGATCACGGTGGGCGCGGCGGCGATGACGGAGCCGGCGGCGATCACGTTCCACATCGATACGTACTGTCCCTGAAGTCCGATGAGGGCCGCGGTGATCGGCATCTTGGTGTCGCTGCGCAGCACGGTGATCGCCCAGAGCAGGTCGTTGAAGATCCAGGTGAAGGACAGGGCGCTGAGGGCGGCCAGGGCCGGGCGGGTGAGCGGAAGGATGATCCGCCAGAAGATCTGCCAGGGCCCTGCGCCGTCGACGACCGCCGCCTGCTGGATTTCGGCCGGTATGGAACGCATGAAGCCGTGCAGGACGAAGACGTAGAAGCCGACACCGAAGCCGATCTGTACGCCGATCAGCGCGGGCAGCGTGTCGAAGACGCCCATCTGCTCGCTGAGCTTGGAGACCGGGATGAGCAGGATCTGCGGCGGGAGCAGGTTGCCGCCGAGCATGAGCAGCAACAGGGAACGCCGGAAGGGCATTTCGTAGCGGCTGAGCGAGAAGGCGGCCATGGCGGCGAGCGCGAGCGTCACCAGGACGCAGGGCACGGTGACCAGGAGGCTGTTGATGAGGGCGCGCTGCTGGCCGCCGTCGTTCCAGGCCTGACCGAAGTTGTCGAGGGTGAAGGACTGCGGCCAGCTGCCCAGGCCGTTCGCGGCGATGTCGTCGAAGGAGCGCAGGCTGGTCACCAGGACCAGGGCGATGGGCAGCAGCCACAGGAGGGCCAACGCCCCGGCGCCCAGGTGGAATCCGGCGGTCGCGGCCCGGTTGCGGCGCAGGGCCGTGGACGTGGCGGACATCAGTCGGCCTCCCGGAACGCGCGGACGAGATAGGAGCAGATGACGCCGAAGGCCAGCACGAAGATGACAACGGCGAGTGCGGAGCCGTAGCCAAGTCGCAGGGATTGGAAGGCGGTTGAGTACATGTAGGTGCTCAGCAGCTCGGACGAGTGGTAGGGGCCGCCGCGGGTCAGCGACCACACGACGTCGAAGGAGCGCAGCGAGTCGATGACGATGACGGACAGAACGACCGCGTTGACGCTGCGCAGTTGGGGCAGGGTGACGTGGCGGAGGCGTTGCCAGGCGCTTGCGCCGTCGACCTTGGCCGCCTCGTACAGGGCCGGGTCGATGCCCTTGAGGCCGGCGAGGTAGAGGACCATGACGTAGCCGATCTGCCGCCAGAGCGCGGGCACGATGACCGCGTACAGGGCGGTGTCCTGGTCGGCGAGCCAGGCGTGGCGCAGGCTGCCGAGGCCGACGGATTCCAGGAGTTGGTTCAGGACGCCGTCGGGCTGGTAGATCGCCTGCCATACGAGGGCGGTGGCGACCAGGGAGAAGACGACGGGCAGGAACAGGGCCGCGCGGTAGAAGCCGACGCCGCGCCGCTCCTGCTGGAGCAGCAGCGCGGCGGCGAGGCCGAGCAGGGCGGAGAGGCCGCCGAAGAGTACGAGCCACAGGACGGTGTGGCCGGCCGCGCTGCGGAAGACGTCGTCGTGGGCCATCTCCCGGAAGTTGTCCAGGCCGACGAACTGTGGTGGGGAGACCCCGTCCCAGCGGGTGAGGGCGAGGTAGAAGCCCTGCAGGGCGGGCCAGAACACCCATACCGCTTCGGCGAGGAGCGGGACGAGGACGAACGCGAGCACCAGCGGGGGCGTACGGCGGGGGCCCCCGGTCCGCCTGCCGCGGGGCGACGGCAGGGCCGGGGACTTCCGGTCGGGCGCGGTCAGGACTGCCATGTCAGGCGTTCCAGATCTTCTCGGCGTCGCGCTGCCAGCCGGTGAGGATGCTGCCGATCTCCTTCGGCTTGGCCAGGAACCTGGTCAGTGCGGTGTCCGCGGTGGGCTGGAGGGCGTCGCTGGAGTCCCGGTTGAAGAACTGGGTGATCTCGGCAGCCCCCTCGACGTGTGCGCGGCCCTTCTTCACCAGGGTGGTGCCGGCGTCCTTGGCCTTCGGGTTGCACGGCAGGACGGTGCCCGACGAGCCCTTGATGTAGATCTCCTGGGACTCGGCGGTGGCGAGGTAGCTCATCAGGTCGACGACCTGCTCGCGGCGGCCGGTGCGGGCGCTGGCGAAGTAGCCGTCGACCGGGGCCTCTTCGGCGAGCGGGATCTTCGGGTCGATGACGGGGAAGCGGAAGAAGTCGATGTCGTCGAGCGCGTCCTTGGGGGCGGCATCGGCGAAGAAGGTGCCGATGAGCATCATGCCGGTGCGGCCGTTGAGCAGGGCGGTCGTGGCGTCCTGGAAGGGGACGGCGTCGCCGTTCGGGTCGAAGTAGGGCAGCACCTCCTGCCAGCGGTCGAAGAGCTTGCGCACCTCGGGGTCGTCGAACCGGTGCTTTCCGGCGAGGAGTTCGCGGTGGTACTGGGCGCCGTTGATCCGGATGTCGAGGTAGTCGAACCAGGCCGAGGCCACCCAGGCGGTGTTGCCGCCCGCGCCGAGGCCGATCGGGTCGACGCCCTTGCTCTTGAGCTTGTCGCACAGGTCGAGGAAGTCGTCCCAGCTCTTCGGCTCGCTCACGCCCCACTTGGCGAAGTTGGACTTCCGGTAGAACATGCCCCACCAGTAATACGTGGCGGGGACGAAGACCTTCTTGCCCGAGCTCGATGTGCACAGGGAGTTCAGGGCCTTGGAGTAGCTCTTGAGGTCGGGCGAGGAGCTCCAGACCTCACCGAGGTCCAGCAGCAGGTCCTTCTTCGCGTAGGCGTCCGCCACCGAGCCGGGGTACCAGGTGTACACGTCCGGCGGGTTGGCGGAGGTGAGGTAGGTCGGCAGCTGGGTGCGGAAGGTCTCCGAGGCGACCGTGTTGAGGCTGGCTCGCCCCGACCCCTGCTTGGCGTACGCGGCGACGAGGTCCTGCATCGCGGCCTTGGCCTGCGGTGCGGACACGTTGGACTGGAGGGTGACCGCGCCCTTGGAGGAGCTCTTGCCGGAGGAGGTGGAGGTGACACAGCCGCTGAGCAGCGCCGCCGTCCCGGCGGCACCGAGTCCTGCGAGGAACCGGCGTCGGCTGGTCTGATGGTTCGTCATGGATGGCTCCCTGTGAATCCGCGCGGGCGGGGCGGCCCTCCTGACGGCCGGGTCCCGCTCGCGCGGATACAGATTCGCGTGGCACTCACGCCACGTCAAGAATAATTACTAATTTATTTGAACTGGGTCCGGTGCACGTAGCCGTCGACTCCGCGGAACACCGCATCGACCGTGCCGCCCGGCCCGGCCACCGCTCCGAGCGCGCCCTCGAAGGCCGCACTGGGGAACTCCTGCCGCTTGGTCCAGCCCTGCCAGCCGCCGTTCTCGTACCGCTGCTGCCAGAGCGTGTAGTCGGAGGCCCGCGCGTACAGCACCACGGCGTCTCCCACGGCGACGAGTGTCGGGCTGCCGCCGACGGTCCCGCCGAGCGACGTCCACGGCGACCACTCCCCCGACGCCTCCCTGGACCGCGTCCACACGTCGTCCGCCGCGGAGCGCACGGCCACGTGGACCCGCCCCTGTGCGTCGACGGCGGCGGACGGCCGCCCGTACACCGCCCGGCCACCGGGTGCGCCGAGCGAGGACCAGCCGGGCGACGGGCCGCGCTGCACGACCTGTCCGTCGGAGCCGGTGGCGAACAGCGTCCAGTGCCCGGGGCCGGTGAACGCCACCGAGGGCGCGTCGGTCACCCGGCCGCCCAGGTTCTGCCAGGTGCCCCAGCGGCCGTCGGCGAAGACCCGCCGGTACACCCGCGAGTCGGTGCCGCGCACGAAGACGTCGATCCGGCCGCCGGCCGAGGCGTACGCGGCGGGCTGGCCGAGGATCCTGCCCTTCGTGGGACCGCCGAGATCCCGCGGCCGGACCCTGCCGTTGCCGTCGGCGGTGGCCGTGTGCTGGACGAGGGAGCCGTTCGGTCCGCGCAGGAACGTCGTGAGTGTGTCGCCGTCGCGCACCACAGCCGGGCTCGCCGTGGCCTTCTGACCCAGGCTGGTGCCGGGCAGGGCGTCGGCGCCGGTCAGCTTCAGGAACGCGGTCCCGTGTGCGGGGACCTCGACCGTGTACGAGCCGGTGTGGGTACCCCGGTCCGCCCTGGCCCGCAGGTCACGCACCTTCACTCCGCCGCCGAGCCCGACGTCGGAGAACTTCACCGTGCGCTCGACCGGCCTGTCGGAGCGGTTGAGCAGCACGACCGCGCGCCTGCCGTCACCTGTGAGGACCTTGCTGTAGACGTCGCCGACGGAGTCACTGGCCACCCGTACGCCCTGAATGGCGAGGGGGTCCTGGTCGACGGCGATGATCTCCGGGTTGCGCAGCGTCTCGATCATCGAGTCCGACAGGGTGCGCGGATCGGACCCGATGACCAGCGGCGAGCCCATCTCGGCCCACATCACGAGCTGCGTGATGGACTCCTCCTGCGTCAGTTCCAGGGATCCGTCGCTCATGCGCCGCATGGGGATGAGGTAGTCCGGGTCGTTGTAGTGGCCGGGCCCCTGCGCCTCGGGGTGCCAGGCGTTCGCGTCCATGTTGCGCAGCACGTTGGGCCACTGTCCGGGGCTCGGGGTGCCCCAGGCGATGTCCGTTCCGGTGCGCCAGGAGTCGGCGATCGTAGGGGCGTAGACGTACGAGTTGTGCGCGTCCTGCTCGGGTGTGTGCGGCAGGCCCCAGTCGTCGGTGAGCGGGTTGCAGAGGTTGAGCAGCATCTTGCGGCCGGACTTGGCCACCGCGTCGCTGAACTCCTTGAACGCCGGGCCCGGATCGAGCTTGGCGCCGATGCCGCACAGGAAGTCGACCTTGACCGCGTCGATCTTCCAGCCTGCGAACTGCCGGGCATCCTCCTCGTAGTGGCCCCTGCTGCCGAGACCGCAGGTCTTGCCGCCGTCGTAGGCGCCGGCGTCGGTGTAGATGCCCGCCTTCAGGCCGCGTTTGTGCAAGTAGGAGACCAACGCCGGGATGCCGGAGGGAAAGCGGTCCGGATGGGCGGCCAACCGCCCCTTCGCGTCCCGTGGGTTGTCGGCCTGCCAGCCTCCGTCCAGCCACACGATGTCGTAGCCGCTGTCGCGCAGACCACTGCTGACCAGCTTGTCCGCGACGGAACGCACCGCCTGTTCGGTGGGTGCGCCGAGCCCGTAGTAGGTGTTCCAGCCCATGTAGGGCTGGGGCGCGAGACCACTGTCGTAGTACTCGGGCGCGCCCTGGTCGGCGGCGCCCCGATCGGGGCCGGTCTGCGCCGTAGCCACCGGGGCGGCGGTCACCGCCAGCACGGTTGCGATCGCGACCGCCGTGGCACGGCGCGTCAGTCTGGACGCCGCGGGTGTGCGGACCTGCGGGTGTGAAGTCACTTGCCTCTCCCGAGGGTTGGGAAGCACGAGGACGTGACGCGGGCCGCGCTGCGACAGGGGGCCACCGACGTCACGGCGAAGACTGTGGCGCGTGGCCGAAACCCTGTCAATATTAATTCCTAATTTAATAGAAAGAGGCCGGGTGATGCTCCACGCGCACCGGCGCCCGGGCAGCCGGTTCGCCCTGCTCAGGCGCCCAGGAGAGCCGCCCGAGGCGCAGAGCCACGACGTCGGCCGACGGGCCCTCAAGAGACGAACTACGCATCAGGGGTTGACAGAAACCCTCTCGCGTCACAGCCTTTGGCAACGTTGTCATCCGTTGGCATCACGTGCCGTGTCCTACCCGGCCCGCACCGCTGTCTTTTGATGGGACATCACGCTCATGACAGATCAGTCGAGCTCGCCACGCCTGTCGCGACGCTCCCTCGTCACCACGGGTTCCACCCTGCTGGCGGGGTTCGGACTTGGTTCCCTGTTGCCCGCGCCGACCGCCGCCGCGGCGGGCATCGACGCGCCGGCCGCGCCCTTCTCGCCTCGTGAGCTGGCGCTCTACCGCCCCGTCACGGTCTCTTCGACGGCCTACGCGCCCACCCCGGGCTCGTTCGTGGTCGACCGGCTCGCCTCACCGGGAGTGCGGGGCAGCGGCTGGCGGGCCGCGGCGGGTGACCCGCAGTGGATCTCGATCGATCTGCAGGCCGCCTGCGACGTCACATGGATCCGCCTCACGTTCGAAGGCGACGCGAGTGACCCGGTGTTCACTCCCCCGATCACCGGAAATCCGGCCAGCGGCACCACGGGCAAGGAGATCCAGTCGAGCTACTCGGTCGAGTACGTGGTCGAGACGTCGACCGACCGCGAGTCCTGGACCAGCGTGTACCGCACGACGGCCGGCACCGGCGGAGTGGTGAACATCCAGCTCCCGCGCCCGGTCATCGCGCGCTGGGTGCGGATGACCTCGCGCAAGCGCTCCAACCCCAATCCGCTCGGTCTGAACGGCTTCGAGGTCTACGGCAGCCCCAAGGGGCACCGGCCGTCGGCCACCGGCTGGACGGACTGGGGCAAGCACTCCGGGCCCGCACCCAAGCTGGTGGTGGCAGACGACGGCACGGTCCCGGTGGAGTCCGGCTGGCGGCTGACCCTCGACGACTGGGCCGACGCCGACGGCAAGGAGCTGTCGAAGACGACTGTCGACACCAGCGGTTGGCTGCCTGCCACCGTTCCCGGCACGGTCCTGGCGTCACTGGTGGACCAGGGCAAGCTGCCCGACCCCGTCGCCGGACTGAACAACCTCCATGTGCCCGAGGCCCTGTCGCGGCACGCGTGGTGGTACAAGCGGGACTTCGAGCTGCCGCGCGGTCTGCGCACCGGGGCCGGGCGGCGGATCTGGCTGGAGTTCGACGGCATCAACCACAAGGCCGACATCTGGCTCAACGGCAAGCAGGTGGGCGACCTGACGTTTCCCTTCGCCCGCTCGTCCCACGATGTGACCAAGCTGCTCTCGACCGGCGACGCCAACGCGCTCGCGGTGAAGATCACGCCGATGCCGGTGCCCGGCAGCCCCGGCGACAAGGGCCCCGCCGGCGAGGCCTGGGTGGACGCGGGTGCCAACCAGATGAACCTCAACTCGCCCACCTACCTGGCCTCTTCGGGCTGGGACTGGATGCCCGCGGTACGTGACCGGGCCGCCGGTATCTGGAACCACGTCCGGCTGAGATCCACCGGCCATGTCGTGATCGGCGATCCTCGTGTCGACACCCTGCTGCCGAAGCTGCCCGACGTGTCGGTCGCCGAGCTGACCATCGTCGTTCCGGTCCGCAACGCCGACACCGCCGACCACAAGGCGACGGTCTCCGCTGCCTTCGACGGCGTACGGGTGTCCAAGGTGGTCACCGTGCCCGCGGGCGAGAGCATCGACGTCACGTTCACCCCCGACGCCTTCGGGCAACTGCGGCTGCGCAACCCGAAACTGTGGTGGCCCAACGGGCTCGGTGACCCCGTGCTGCACGATCTCACCCTGGTCGCGTCGGACGACGGCGCCGAGAGCGACCGCCGCACCACCCGGTTCGGCATCCGTCAGTTCGGCTACGAGTACGAGGTGCCGCTGCCGTTCACCGCCTCCGAGGACGCCTACACCCAGTCCGTCACCTTCGACCGGCAGCAGGCCCGCTACGTACGCATCAAGTGCCTGACCAGGGCCTCCGTTTGGGGCAACTCGCTGTGGACGCTGGCCGTGTCCGACAGCGCACGCCCCTCCGTCGACCTCGCCCTGCACGCATCCGCCGACGCGTCGAGCAAGGACGGGGACGACCACGGTCCGGCCAACGCGACGGACGGCGACCCCGCGACCCGCTGGTCCTCGTCCTACGAGGACGACCAGTGGATCCGGGTCGACCTCGGGTCCTCGCAGTCGTTCGACAGGGTCGATCTGACCTGGGAGCAGGCGTACGCGAAAACCTACGTGGTGCAGGTCTCCTCGAACGACGCCGACTGGACCGATGTGGCGTCGGTGGACAACAGCGCGGTGCCGCTGCCCTTCAACAACGGCAACGCCAGCCTGCAGGTCGAGGGCTTCGCTGCGCGCACCGCCCGGTACGTCCGTATCGCCTGCGGGGTGCGCAACACGAGTTGGGGCAACTCCCTTTGGTCCCTCGGCGTCATCGACAGTGCCAAGCCCGGGACCGACCTCGCCCTGCGTCAGAAGGCGACCGCCTCGACCGAGGAGTCCGACCACCCGGCCGCGCATGCCACCGACGGCGACACGGGAACCCGCTGGTCGTCCCAGTACGAGGACCAGCAGTGGATCCAGGTCGACCTGGGCGCCGCGAAGAGGTTCGACCGGGTGGCGATCGTGTGGGAGCCGGCCTACCCGAAGACCTATGTGATCCAGGTGTCCGACGACGGGGACACCTGGACCGATGTGAAGTCCGTGTCCAACACGCCCGACCCGCTGAAGATCAGCGTGAACGGCGTGCGAGTCCTTGCCCGCGGCGGCAACTGGGGCTGGGACGAACTGCTGCGCCGGATGCCGCCGGAGCGGATGGACGCGGCCGTGCGGATGCACCGCGACATGAACTTCACCATGATCCGCAACTGGGTCGGCACCTGCGACCGGGAGGAGTTCTTCGCCGCCTGCGACGAGCACGGGATCCTGGTGTGGAACGACTTCCCCAACGCGTGGGCCATGGACCCGCCGGACCACGACGCCTTCAACTCGATCGCGCGGGACACCGTCCTGCGCTACCGCATCCACCCCAGCGTGGTGATCTGGTGCGGAGCCAACGAGGGCAACCCGCCTGCCGCCATCGACAAGGGAATGCGCCAGGCCGTCGAACAGCAGGCCCCCGGCATCCTCTACCAGAACAACTCGGCCGGCGGCATCATCACCGGCGGCGGCCCCTACGGCTGGGTCGAACCGGAGAAGTACTTCGATCCGTCCACGTACGGCAGCAAGGACTTCGGCTTCCACACCGAGATCGGTATGCCGGTCGTCTCCACCGCGGCCAGCATCCGGAACATGACGGGCGACGAGCCCGAGTGGCCGATCCGCGGCGCGTGGTACTACCACGACTGGAGTGAGCGCGGGAACCAGGCACCGCACACCTACAAGGCAGCCGTCGAAGCCCGCCTCGGGGAGACCGAGGACCTGGACGACTTCGCCCGCAAGGCCCAGTTCGTCAACTACGAGAACACGCGCGCCATGTTCGAGGCGTGGAACGCGAACCTGTGGGACAACGCCAGCGGGCTGATGCTGTGGATGTCCCACCCCGCGTGGCACAGCACGGTCTGGCAGACCTACGACTACGACTTCGACGTCAACGGCACCTACTACGGGGCCCGGACGGCCTGCGAACCGCTGCACGTCCAGACCGACCCGAAGGGGCAGGTCCTGGCCGTCAACCACACGCGCAAGGACCTCAAGAACGCCACCGTCTCGGCGCGGTTGTTCGACCTGTCGGGCCGACAGCTCGGCAAGACCAGGAGCACACGGCTGGACGTTGCGCCGGCCGCCACCGCGAAGGCGTTCACCAGCGCCTGGACCGACGACCTGCCCGACCTCCACCTGCTGCGTCTGACCCTGGAGAGCAGCGACGGCCGCGCGCTGTCCAACAACACCTACTGGCGCCATCGCACCGCGGCCGCCATGCGTGCGTTGACCAAGGCGCCGCAGACCAGGGTGTCCGGAACGGTGACGCGTCTGTCCCGGTCCGGGGCCCGTCACGAACTGACCGCCACCATCCGCAACCACGGTCGGTCCGTCGCCGCCATGGTCCGGCTGTCCCTGCTGAACGACAAGACCGGCCATCGCGTCCTGCCGACGCTCTACAGCGACAACTACCTGTGGCTGCTGCCCGGCGAGTCACAGACCGTCACCCTGTCCTGGCCCGCCCGGGCTCTGCCCTCGCACCGCCCGCTCCTGAAGGTGGAGGCGTACAACAGCCGCTCTGCGACAGCGCGCTCGTAGGTTCCTGTCCGACGCACCCCGGCCAGGTCAGAGGGGCTTGAGCCGGGTGTGCAGGAGGCAGAACTCGTTGCCTTCCGGGTCGGCCAGGGTGTGCCAGTTCTCGGCGCCGGTCTGGCCGACGTCGGCGGGCCTGGCGCCGAGAGCGAGCAGCCGCTCCAACTCGGCGTCCTGGTCGCGGTCGGTGGCGTTGACGTCGATGTGCAGTGGGAGCTTCCCTCTCCGCGGGTCGCTGCTGGGGCTCAGGACGAGGGTGGGCTGCGGGCCGCCGAAGCCGACATCGGGCGGCCCGATCTCGATGCTTCCGTCGTCCTCCCGGTCGAGTTCGACGTAACCGAGGACCTCGCACCAGAACGCGGCGAGCCGGTCGGGGTCTGCGCAGTCGAGAACCAGTTCACTGATGCGGCATGCCATGCCGGGGAGTGTACATAGACGTCCGAGAGTCGGTCGTCGGCCGCGGCACGGGCAATCACGAGATCGCGGCAGGGACGTACGTACTCAGTCGCGTGCCGGGGAAGCGAGCGCCTCCGCGCGCTGTGCGAGTCGCTTGAGAGCCACCTCGCCCCAGGTCAGGTTGTCC contains:
- a CDS encoding VOC family protein; protein product: MACRISELVLDCADPDRLAAFWCEVLGYVELDREDDGSIEIGPPDVGFGGPQPTLVLSPSSDPRRGKLPLHIDVNATDRDQDAELERLLALGARPADVGQTGAENWHTLADPEGNEFCLLHTRLKPL